The Nomascus leucogenys isolate Asia chromosome 23, Asia_NLE_v1, whole genome shotgun sequence genome includes a window with the following:
- the AICDA gene encoding single-stranded DNA cytosine deaminase isoform X2, producing MDSLLMKRRKFLYHFKNVRWAKGRHETYLCYVVKRRDSATSFSLDFGHLRNKNGCHVELLFLRYISDWDLDPGRCYRVTWFTSWSPCYDCARHVVDFLRGNPNLSLRIFTARLYFCEDRKSEPEGLRRLHRAGVQIAIMTFKENHERTFQAWEGLHENSVRLSRQLRRILLPLYEVDDLRDAFRTLGL from the exons ATGGACAG CCTCTTGATGAAACGGAGGAAGTTTCTTTACCACTTCAAAAATGTCCGCTGGGCTAAGGGTCGGCATGAGACCTACCTGTGCTACGTAGTGAAGAGGCGGGACAGTGCTACTTCCTTTTCACTGGACTTTGGTCATCTTCGCAATAAG AACGGCTGCCACGTGGAATTGCTCTTCCTCCGCTACATCTCGGACTGGGATCTAGACCCCGGCCGCTGCTACCGCGTCACCTGGTTCACCTCCTGGAGCCCCTGCTACGACTGTGCCCGACATGTGGTCGACTTTCTGCGAGGGAACCCCAACCTCAGTCTGAGGATCTTCACCGCGCGCCTCTACTTCTGCGAGGACCGCAAGTCTGAGCCCGAGGGGCTGCGGCGGCTGCACCGCGCCGGGGTGCAAATAGCCATCATGACCTTCAAAG AAAACCATGAAAGAACTTTCCAAGCCTGGGAAGGGCTGCATGAAAATTCAGTTCGTCTCTCCAGACAGCTTCGGCGCATCCTTTTG CCGCTCTATGAGGTTGATGACTTACGAGACGCGTTTCGTACTTTGGGACTTTGA
- the AICDA gene encoding single-stranded DNA cytosine deaminase isoform X1, with the protein MDSLLMKRRKFLYHFKNVRWAKGRHETYLCYVVKRRDSATSFSLDFGHLRNKNGCHVELLFLRYISDWDLDPGRCYRVTWFTSWSPCYDCARHVVDFLRGNPNLSLRIFTARLYFCEDRKSEPEGLRRLHRAGVQIAIMTFKDYFYCWNTFVENHERTFQAWEGLHENSVRLSRQLRRILLPLYEVDDLRDAFRTLGL; encoded by the exons ATGGACAG CCTCTTGATGAAACGGAGGAAGTTTCTTTACCACTTCAAAAATGTCCGCTGGGCTAAGGGTCGGCATGAGACCTACCTGTGCTACGTAGTGAAGAGGCGGGACAGTGCTACTTCCTTTTCACTGGACTTTGGTCATCTTCGCAATAAG AACGGCTGCCACGTGGAATTGCTCTTCCTCCGCTACATCTCGGACTGGGATCTAGACCCCGGCCGCTGCTACCGCGTCACCTGGTTCACCTCCTGGAGCCCCTGCTACGACTGTGCCCGACATGTGGTCGACTTTCTGCGAGGGAACCCCAACCTCAGTCTGAGGATCTTCACCGCGCGCCTCTACTTCTGCGAGGACCGCAAGTCTGAGCCCGAGGGGCTGCGGCGGCTGCACCGCGCCGGGGTGCAAATAGCCATCATGACCTTCAAAG attatttttactgCTGGAATACTTTTGTAGAAAACCATGAAAGAACTTTCCAAGCCTGGGAAGGGCTGCATGAAAATTCAGTTCGTCTCTCCAGACAGCTTCGGCGCATCCTTTTG CCGCTCTATGAGGTTGATGACTTACGAGACGCGTTTCGTACTTTGGGACTTTGA